In Betta splendens chromosome 1, fBetSpl5.4, whole genome shotgun sequence, the genomic stretch ACTTTGTAGTACTTTGTACTGGTGCATTTTGCAGGATTTGGAGCCACGTGAATGATTTGGGTGCTGATACTGGGTTCACTGTGTCTCCTGTAGcccctgtgtttgtggtgcagtGGCTGTTtgatgaggagcagctgagggtGGAGAACATATACATGGGAGGACAGAGCCTATCTGAGGAGCAGTGGCAGTACATTCAGAACCTGGGCGGTGAGATCAAGGGCTCGCTGCGAGATGTTATGTAAGTTCAGAACAGCAGCGTAACGCGACACGGCTGATTGTGTTAAGGCAGAAATGAGAACTTGTGTTCATTTGCCTACTTtgagcggtgtgtgtgtttttcaggggCGTCTTCGCTCCATCCTGCCTCTCCCACACACTGATCACAAAGAGGTAGGAGCACTGGACTTCTGAGGCGTTAACACGTTTTTACATGTGGCCTTGACCAGCCTCCATCGTTGCCTGGTTACCTCATGCCACCTTTTCATTCTTCGTTTCATCATATGCCACTTCACCCTTTCCCTAAACCCCTGTTCCACTAGAACACACTCTTATGATGCGCACATGGGTGAGTCAACGCAGTAGTAATTATTGGTGGATTAATGGTTAGGACACGTTATGAAATgagctgaaggtcaaaggtcattgtAGGCCATCTCTTCTGTGACAGTTGTTGCATTGAACAAACCAAAGGGGACCAAGGCAAACTATGATTCTTGTGATTAGATAACAATTCAactttcacctttgaccttttcttATGCCAACATACCCCTTGACCCTTTATCCTCTTCTATAGTAACTGGATGAATTTCCAAGTTAAAGGCACTGCTTTGCCACGAGCCCTGCACTGCTGGGACAGAAGTCTGGAGGCAACTCGCAACAACCGAACCCCAGCTAAAGGTTGCCCATTCCACCTGATGGACGCCTGCCAGTCGCCCCAGTGTAACCCCACCTGCCCAGCGCTGGTGGACAAGGCCACCCAGCAGGAGCTCACCCTGCTCCAGATGCTGGTCGCCATGGGTCTGGACCTCCAGAGGCTCGGCCTGGATCCCCAGAGAGATGCTGATTCTCTGGCCAGCATGGTTAGCAATGGTGGCTAAGGGCTAACGCAGGTGCCAGCCAAAGCCAGTAAAGGCTTGAGGAAAAAGTGTGCTGTAATTTTAATGTAACCATAGAAATAGTAGAAAAATCTGGTTACTTCGTCTTGCGCTGCTCAGCATTCCATTATGCTCCATGTGTTTGTTAGATTGGTGACTTGGCTGGTGGGTATATCACTGCATGTGGGTCTGAGTGGTACGACTCCCCCTCTACTGGCCATCAGAGGAATGAGCTCTGACTTTAAACCAAATGGTGTCTTAATACTCTTGGTTGAAGAGCTTTGAGTTTTGGCAGGTGACTGGACATACTTCCTCCAACATTTCTTGCTGATCACTCTACATAAAAACTCAAATTCAGAGGAAGGTAGTAGAGttgaatatttttaataaatagcTGCTTCTTTTTTAGACTGAAGTCATGGAAAAAATGCTCACCAAATAGTGTGGTGCTTGTATTTAAATCAGCTTTAAGTAAAGATTTATTTAGGCTCTGTCTGCCTAACAGCCATAGCAGGTTTTCTTTTTGATACACAGACTCTAAAtccaaatatataaaaactgCTCTCAAACTGATTTTTGTACACACTTACAAAGACACTGATTATAAGTAACTTAGTTTAGTGTCTAATGCTATGCTGACTTATCTACAATACATAATATATGAACCTAGTTTTTATGCATGTCACACAAAAGAGTACTTCGCTTTTAATATTTTGTCTCTATAATCACTGTTCTACCAAAATATCTATTATGTAAAGTGTGTAATCTAAAAAACATTTCACCAATTTGACATGTGAAGTctgcaataaaaacattaaaaataatgcTGTGTGATACTGTTTATACTATGTTAGACTGAGTTTTTAAGTGTATACCTTAGTTGTGTCACATATTTCAATACAGTTCTTGAAatgttatgaaaaaaaaacagcagatgatAAAGCTGGAGCAGACATAAACCACTTATGTAGACCACTGACACGGAAATCCATAAACAGATTttataatacaaatattaaatatataaaatattatatattattaaacaaaacaacatttctGTCAATACTGTCATTGAGTAAAAGATGCATAATTTgaaaatacatgtacagtactttgtaaatatttatataacttAGAGTCATAACTAGTTTAGTTCAGCAGCCTCACCAGAATGATCAGgtttaataaaattaataaagaaaaagaggaaatcATTAGTGTGAGAGGTGTTGCGAGCTCTCCCACTTATAAAACGATGGCATGTAATTGTTCATCCTCAACGCTGGATGGTGCTGCCTTAAATTGACAATCACACCGCTTGCGCAAATCCATAACTCAAGAATATGTATTCAAACATACACCTTATATTAACAGTATTATAATATTACCTTCatattaaaaaatacacaattATTTTAATACACACTTTATATTATTCGAATGTAACAACCTAAATTAAACCCTCCAGCTGAGGCACACAACGTTAGTTGTATTTAGACGCGGTCTATCTTGACTCGACAAGGTCTTGGATTGTTTCCCATATTGCATTGCAGCTTTTTCTACTTCCTCTTTCCGCCATATTGCAGAACCGGTAAgatgtctttttattttgtcGCTGTCAATCTTTCAAGTATCTAAGCCATCTGAATGTTAACAATTAAATGTTTACTATCAACGTGAAGCCAGTGTTTATATCAATAATTTGGCCTGATTATCGTGTTGATGTGTTCCTAAAGTCGAGTACATTCTAGCTTCAAAGTCTGTCTAGTAGTCCCTTAGCCTGGCCCCTAGGATCGATGCCTTCAAGGCGACATTAGAAACGTTTGTTTTGCGACCACACAAATGTGAATTTACTTTTAACAATCAGGACACACAAGGATTTGGTTTAAGTTTTCGCGTAACACCGTTTCTGTGTGGTCGACACCACTAGTTACCACTATAGCTGCATGTTGCTAATCTTCTCGGCTAGGCATCCGTTCTGTGCTAATGTAGGACCATGCTCTCGGTTTCTGCGCATTATTTTGTCATAACGCTTGTATGTTTATGATGAAAAAGGGAATATCTGCTATAGTTTGCTAAACTGCTGTTTAGTTCCATTAAGCTGCTAGCGTGTCTTAGTAAGAAGTGTTAGTGTAAAGACTTTGCGTCCTCGTTGCGTTTGTTAAACTAAGCTTTTGTTaactttgtctttgtcagacTTTCCCTTTAGGGGAAGGGAAAAGGGTTGAGTTCTACAGGGCTGGTCAGGTCACCTCTCTGCCCTCTGTGTAGCGTTGATTATGGTGTCACTGTGATGGATGCTGGGATGTGGCCTTTTTGTTACCGGCATTAAACGTCTGATTTTCGTGTGTCTGCAGGCATCATGGTGCGCATGAACGTTCTCGCAGATGCGTTGAAAAGCATCAACAATGCTGAGAAGCGTGGGAAACGCCAGGTCCTCATCAGGCCCTGCTCCAAAGTGATTGTGCGGTTTCTGACCGTCATGATGAAGCACGGTAGGTGGTTGTTACTTCTGTGGGTTTATGTAGTCAGCTGTGACCAGGGGAGTCATTTGGTGCCATAGTAACTATAACTAAGGAGAGCTTTGGTACATCAGCAGACAAAAGCTTTTTAATTGATGATGCTGTCATTTGCATCTCCAGGTTACATTGGTGAGTTTGAGATCATTGATGATCACAGAGCGGGAAAAATTGTCGTCAATCTCACAGGAAGGCTGAACAAGGTAAGGCCTAAAAATGGACTCCTAATTGCCACAGGAGCGCCACAGTTTTTCTtgtattaaatcattattttttcagaaaaacattgtaTAGCGTTTCCCTCTTGGTCTTTGGACCTCAGTATTAAAAGAATGACaacatttttttcagtgtgGCGTGATCAGCCCACGTTTTGATCTCCAGCTCAAGGACCTGGAGAAGTGGCAGAACAACCTGCTGCCCTCAAGACAGTTTGGGTAAGACAACATTCTTTCTCTGTTTTTGCAACCATTAACCTTTTTCTCAATGGCATGTTGTCAGTAACAAGGAATGAACCTTGATGTAGAACTACCAGTGGAATCTGGTCTTTCTGTAGTGCTTTGAAGAGTGCTCAACCAAACACTTGATTCTTGCATTTGTCTTGATGCTAGAACATATTGAAATTGTAATTTTATAGGTGTGATATTGCACTTTATAATACACTGTTCAGTGTCTTTTTTGTATTTACTACTCTGTTGTGCCCTGCACAGCCTGTTCACAAAGGCCTTGCATCCAAATCCGGCTTACTGGCATTCTGTAGTGATTCAGATTTGTATTGGGTGATGTCTACAGACAGGTAGACATTCAGTTCcagctgtgtctttttttaGTAACTGCTATTTGAAAATATAGTGCTATCTTGCAGTGTGAACCTAAACATTGTATTGTTGAGTGTTCAAAGCAGAGGCCCATGATGGACAGGATCTTTCAGGAAGTGTTCATGGATAAACACTTCCTCTGCAGTTGCAGAATGAGATTCTATTGCTGAGAGGAATAAGCTGTTTACGTGGCATCTTGTTTTGTAGCACCTTATTTCCTTCAGCGTCGACTGTTAATTTGTTCAGTGTGAACAAATGCGGGGGTCATGCATCTGTTGTTCTACAGATTTAGTTCAATGCTTGAATTCAGGCTATATAGAGGCATTTTAAGGGCTAGTGTAACTGATAGTGTGGGTTGTCTTGTGAAGAACGTGTGTAGTCACAGGCAGTGTTCTATTCATTGATATAAAATGTACAATTACGTTGCATTGTTCCCTCTAAATAATCAGATTTGTTTAATGCAAGTGCATAGAGATAATCTTAGGTGTGGGTAAGCAGCACAAACTCATCCAGTGTCAGAGAGCAAAACAAGATCAAAGGGTGATACCTGTTGAAAGCTGGACGCGTCTGTTACTTAGCTGCCTTTAATGTCACTGCCCACAATCATTTTGTTAAACGTAAGTGGCTTTGTTCACAGTATAACACAGAACTTCATTTGAATTGTTAAATGTCCATTTGCAAAGTCACATACAGACCTCTTTAGAGATTTTAGATTTGTATTCTGTTTTAAACCACCTCCTactctgctgttgctccagATGTGCCTGTCTCTTGACTCAGCATCTTTATTTGAGTGTTTTTCTCCAGAgttaaatacattttgatctGTAACTTTTCCAtctgatgtttaaaaaaaaatgtcacatttgataAATTAACCTTGTGAACCAGATGGTGAAATGTTTGGCCATACTGTTATTGAGTAGTCTTATTGAGCATTATGATCCAGATGTTGATGTAGGTGTTTCGTTTTGTTTGTAGAGCTGATGTAacgttttgtttatttatatgtagCATTTTTATTACTTAACCTGATGTGATGTTAACCATTGAAATGTGTTGCACATGCACCGTTAATTTCTAACCGGGACGATCTGACTTGTTTTCACAGATACATTGTGCTGACCACCTCAGCTGGCATCATGGACCATGAAGAGGCCAGACGGAAACACACAGGAGGCAAAATCCTTGGATTCTTTTTCTAAAATGTAAAGaactgcaaataaaaataaccaCAGGAAAAAAGTCTTTTGACTCATTTGTCTTTATCTGTGGGGAACTATCTTTTGTAAAACCAAAGAAAAAACTTATTTTAGCCATGTAGTATACGTGTTTAGTACATATCAGGATACAGCCACAGTTAACTTATCAACACCGGCCAGATGAAACCACTGTACCATATTTAACTGCATGGTGCATCTGATCCCCAGTGGAATTAAGAGTTCTTACATCTCTCCTCCACATTTTCTAGcttgtaaacaaaaaaaatggctTCCTGCCCCTGCAATCCTCTCACCAGCGTAACCTTTtcagaggttgtgtgtgtgggggtcaTCTCGTCCCCGGCCTTTTTGAAGTCTGCCTGCTGACCTCATATTGGACTGTGAAGAGGAGAGGTAACAGACTGCTAATGCAACAGCTCTGTCCAAGTGCTCCTTGTGGGCTAAGAGCACAGACTGACTGCCTCCCTCGTGGCTTTACAGCACTCAAGTGTTGCCttgtaaaggaaaaaaaaaaacacttgtggtggtggtgatgtaaAAGACCAGGGATGCCAGCCAGGATACTGAGATCTTAAAGCTGCTCGCCTTAAATGCTGTTAGCAGTGAGCCATTTGACATAAAAGCATCTGAGGTCAGCGTTCTTGGCATCAACAAagctgccgtgtgtgtgcgtaaacagattgatgctgcttgtttttctttaagCACGGAGGTGCTGTAAAGCATCAAGGTTTAAAAACGACAAATGGGCCAGGGCGTGATTTTACAAAGGAACAACTTCCTCTCAAAGGTGCTTGAAAACAAGGACCATATAATTATTTTGAAATATGTCAGGAACCTTGAAACATTTTTCTCCTGTCACTTTTTCGCTGCTTTGAACtttctaataaaaataaaagccttaaaTTGTTGTCTGTGAAAGAGCACGTCACCAGAAGTGCTGTCAGATCCAGCAGAAGGATGCTCCCCTGGAGACATATTTGTAAAAAATgagcttttaaaaacaaatttctGCTGAACTCCGGATAGTGGCATTTATATGCCCTTTGAAAGAAAGTCATGTGTTTCAATTTCTTACATCCCCTCAAAATGTGCCGCTCCATCTTTAAATACAACGATCGGCAAATGGGCGCGGGCGACTTCGCATGTTAAAGATGCATCACAGGTGTATGATTTAAAATATCAAACGGATTGTCTAAAAAATGGTTCCTGCATTGTTTTCCTCGCTGTGAACTTGTTCCGGCATCTAGTGAATGCAGTTCTACCACAAACGGAACTCAAGGTTTGTAGAACTAAGCTCTGTCTCAGACATAAACCAGCCACGGGCTGAACGCTGCACCCGTCAGCAGCCACATACTTTGTACCGCTCTTAAAGTTGACAAGCCCTTCACTCTGGTGCATGATGCCTTCAGGAAATAACTATTTATCCCCAATAAAAGAAAATGCCTccaaggctgcagctgcttcaagCCTCCGGGGAGACGCCAGCTGCTTTATGGAGTTAAACTAGTGGTTTTACTCTATAGATACTCCATGTAAATCAGGTTACACCTAAAAATATTGCTGGATGGATGCAGGTGGTGGTAGTTCAGGGTGGGTCCTTCTGCCTTGACTGGATGCAGGGTGGAGTAGTGAGCAGCATCTGTGTAATGACATGCAATGCAATGGTGGAACGAGTGGatagaaggaggaaaagaaagggTCCAGAAGGTCTCCCAGCATTCACGCCTTGGTGTCTCTGAAGCAGTCTGAGTCCGTGGCTCTGTGGCTACTGCTCTATACGTGTTTGTCCTGTGACGAGGACCCGCCTCTCATCCACCGACAGCTGAGATCGACTGTCATGGGGAGTGGTGTTTGAAAAAGGCTTTTAATGGTAAAAACGCCTGAAGACAGATCCTCAGTGAGACCTGCATCCATATTCCAAGACAGACCGACGTGCAATTGATGTAACCAGTGCAGAGTACACAGATATGCTGATGCCTCTATGAACATCAATCTAGATTTTTCATATCCTGCagatacagtacgtgtgtgcaGTGACAAATTGAAATTGCCACCGTGGTTTAGAGGTATTGGCTTCTATGAGGGTTGTTCTGTTGACGTTTCCCAGTCTCGAAGATATGTATTACGAATAGtgaaagtagtagtagtagatgtAGAAGACAGGGGtctagaaccccccccccccccccccaagtgtTCACCATGTGCCAACTGGATCCCGGAGAAGCCCCTGAAGCATGCGCAGCACCGCTGAAAAGATGTGCAGCTCTAAAAACAAATAGAATACATTAATACGAGAATAAAGCTGCTCGGCTGCGTTGACAGCGAGAGCcggaggctgagagagagaaaga encodes the following:
- the rps15a gene encoding 40S ribosomal protein S15a, translated to MVRMNVLADALKSINNAEKRGKRQVLIRPCSKVIVRFLTVMMKHGYIGEFEIIDDHRAGKIVVNLTGRLNKCGVISPRFDLQLKDLEKWQNNLLPSRQFGYIVLTTSAGIMDHEEARRKHTGGKILGFFF